The following are encoded in a window of Cyanobacterium stanieri LEGE 03274 genomic DNA:
- a CDS encoding PadR family transcriptional regulator gives MLELATLGLLQKEPLHGYLLKKQMELFMSGCISVNYGAIYPLLRRLLEKELIVEQEDGNNNRKIYSITPAGKTKWLEKMLEHPHESWVNARSRFMIKFFFFSYLEPHDRLHLLEHRLKVCQLKLDDQDLQIVYDDCFQAIALERYKSDISREIDWLMEQLAMVNDKL, from the coding sequence ATGTTAGAGTTAGCAACCTTAGGTTTGTTACAAAAAGAGCCACTACATGGCTATTTATTAAAGAAACAGATGGAATTGTTTATGAGCGGGTGTATTAGTGTTAATTATGGAGCAATTTACCCGTTACTGAGACGTTTATTAGAAAAAGAATTAATTGTTGAGCAAGAAGATGGAAATAATAATCGCAAAATTTATAGTATTACCCCCGCAGGAAAGACAAAATGGCTAGAAAAAATGTTAGAACATCCCCACGAGAGTTGGGTTAATGCTCGTTCTCGGTTTATGATTAAGTTTTTCTTTTTTAGTTACCTTGAACCCCATGATCGTTTACATTTATTGGAGCATCGCTTAAAGGTATGTCAACTAAAGTTAGATGATCAAGATTTACAGATAGTTTATGATGATTGTTTTCAAGCGATAGCCCTGGAGCGCTATAAATCCGATATTAGTCGAGAAATCGACTGGTTAATGGAGCAATTAGCCATGGTGAATGACAAATTATAA